The genomic segment ATGTCTCCTGTAGACTTATAAGGAGCATCTCGAGGGCCAGAAGCACAAGAAGAAAGAGGCGGCGCTGAAGGTCTCTcagagcagcagcaacagtgggGCAGGCGGCTCTGGTACCTCAGCTCGCGGTACACAGAATCAGCTGCGCTGCGAGCTCTGCGACGTGTCCTGCACAGGCGCCGACGCATACGCTGCTCACATCCGCGGTGCCAAGCACCAGAAGGTACCGCAGCACCGTCTGCCACTCTACCCTCAAACCCCACCTTTGCCAGGTTGGGTGACGTCAATTGTGCAGTGGAGAAACTGTAGTCAGCAGCAGGTTGATGCGTGGGCACGACTAGCCccccttttttttgtattatccTGCACTGTGTGCACAAAATGGATTTTTAGATAGGTGTATCCAAAACCTTCTGTGATTCTCGTAGAATCTGTAGTTTTGACTCAGGCACCCATCTCGGATCCATTGTCAAAGCATCTCCTGAACTGCTTTATCTCAAAAGATGGCTAaacatgtttaaaaaacaaCTGAGATAACTGAGACTTTTTTCACTTATTCACTTTGATTACCAGGTGCCTGAAAGTTGATTCTAAAATTGCGCAGCTCTCCCAGACAAATGTGAACACATTTGCTGCAttctgattcattttttttttttttttttaaatgaatgtgcCAAATATAAACCGGAAGCCAGTGAATAGGAGATGTTTGACTCCTGATTGCAATCTTAAGAATTAAGTCATTCTAAGCAGTAGTCATGGACAAAGAGTGTGTAACTTTCTTTGTCCATATGTAAACATTCAACTTTCCAACACATTTGCTCTGAACCGTACTGTTTCCCCACCAATCTCAATGAGCCACAAATAGCCATCCCACAGCTCAACTTGCTTTGGTCACAGTAACTAGACAGACGACTAAACCCCTGTACGTGGGGGAAGGGGAGCCTATGTTCTGTCACCTTCACTTGTTCTGCATTCAATCACTAACCACTGTAAAGCCTAGCTAACTGAAACAGCCTTTTTGCTTGATCGTGTTTTCTATGAGCCATAtttttaaaaggtgtttttcTCTTAGATGGCTATGCGCATAATGATCAGGTCCGACTAATAAAGCCACAATTTAAGATGGACTATTATCCAAAAGGCATTTAAATGTCTGGGCTGTTGGCGTTGACCTTGTCCAGAAAAGCACAGGCTAAACACccttataaatatataaatatctatCTCAAAAtagcccataatgacaaagtcaaaacaggtttttagacatttgtgctaatttattaaaataaatatatagtaaAAACAtatagtaaatatatataattatcgCTCTCTAATTTGTTTGTCCTTCTTGTGTATCTTTCTTCCAGGTTGTTAAGCTACACACCAAACTCGGCAAGCCCATCCCCTCCACAGAGCCCAGCGTGATCACCCAGACGTCCAGCTCCACCACGGCGGCGCCCAGCAAAGCCTCCTCAGGGGGCTCCTCAGCAATGGGCAGCTCCGGTGCGGGCGGAGGTGGTGCCCTGGGAACCAGTGTACCCTCTCCTGCTCAGGCTTCTGCGGCGGGCACCGCCAACTCGTCTTACCTGAAGCCTGTCAGCATGGCGAACAGTGCCAGTGCGGCGGTGCAAGGCAAGAGCCCGGCAGCCAGCAGCCTGCCCGCCAATGCCAGCACGGTCAAGAAGGCCAACACCCCCAAGATCAATTTCGTTGGTAAGAATAGATGAAAAGAATATGCTTTTTCGCTTCTCTGAATTCATTATGGTTTTATGTTGAGACAATCATGGTACTTTCCACTTCTTTTGCATTTGcttttcaatcttttttttttattttgcagatGTTGCTTTTGGTATCTGTTCTATGTTCATGTGAATTGATAGGTCAGATTAGGCCATGATGGTGCATTCGTCCTAAACTGTCCTTCAGCATTCCTGCAaattctctctttatttttgtaCTTGAAAGGACAGCTTTTTCCCTCTTCGCATGGTGGCCAGTTTGCCTTTTCTGTGTGCCAGCTCTCTCGACTGTGTTTGCCAGCTTTTTCTCTCACAAAGGGAGGCCAGCCGGCCAGTCTCCCAGCTCTTCGGAGCGTTATTCTAACTCCCGTGGCCTACTCTGGCCCTGCCTGAGCCCCAGTCCCCCTCCTGCTGTCCGACACTAGAATGACATGTTTGTTTTATAGCGCCACCAGATCCTCTCCAGCAGGACCCCAGCCCCTCCCCAACCAATAACTATAAGCTCTATGGGTCTGGCTGGAGGAGTTTAACTTGAACTGTTAAACAGAGCCAACATTGAATCACCCAGACCGTAAATCATTTACAATCTAATTGAATAGACTTAGAAAGAAACAAAtagtaggtttttttttttttgggggggggcatTATACTACAAAGGCTTCCTTTTGGTGCTCTGTATTGGCAGGCCCAGCTTGCATTTTTGCTGgaatgttattgttgttaattACAGAAGAACATTTACAAAGGCTGCTTTCttattgctagtgaaagaggtgGGTGGGGACACATCATGGATGAAGGACAAATTATATCCACTTGGTTCATAGTAGTGGCCTAAGTACTGTTCTCTGTATTCCTGTATTATCCCCCCTCCCATTTTATAGGGATTTCCAGTGAAACTTGTTTACAAGCTTTTCTATCTGTCCACTTGTTTCAAGTGAACTACGTGAACTTTACCCAGATTACAAGTAATTGTAAAATAGCACAGCTACTGCATATTAGAAGTCtctgttttgcttttatttgaaagaaaattGCATCAGCAACACAAgcttgttaaataaataatgacaaGCCTTCACTTTTGGCAGAGGTAACGTGACCATCTTTCTAACGTGACTATCTTTCTCATGTTGCAGCAGGAAATAAGTTACAGACCACAAGTGTCAAGGCTGATGACGCCAAAGCGGAGACGGCAAAACCCGCCCCGGCCTCATTGGCTGCACAGTCCCCGGACATGAAGATGGAGACCTCTGATTCGCTGGCGGCGCAGTCCGCCCTGGCTGCCCTGCAGAGTGACGTCCAACCAGTTGGACACGACTATGTTGAGGAGGTGACGTAGCTTATGTTGGGCCTTTACAATTGTTTTTGAAGTGCCGTATGTTGTAGGCTTATTAAGGGTTGGCTGTTCCTTTCTATGCGTTGTCAGGTGATAATCAATGAAGAGAGCCAATTTTAACACATTTCTCCCTCTCAGGTACGCAATGATGAAGGCAGGGTGATCCGCTTTCATTGCAAGCTGTGCGAATGTAGTTTCAACGATCCAAACGCCAAGGAGATGCACTTGAAAGGACGAAGGCATCGTCTCCAGTACAAGGTTTGTGGATTCTTCATTCGGCCAGACtctttctgctttctctctgtagGGCCAGAATGAAACTGACACAGCTTTGTCTAGCTTACATCTTCTGTAACAGTATAAGGGAGAGTGCTGTAAGGATGTTTATCCCTTGCGTGTCCCTGCAGAAAAAGGTCAACCCCGAACTCCAGGTGGAGGTGAAGCCCAGCATCCGAGCACGCAAGATccaggaggagaagatgagaaagcagctgcagaaggaggagtactggaggaggagagaggaggaggaacgctggaggatggagatgaggtgtgtgtgtgtgtgtgtgtgtgtgtgtgtgtgtgtgtgtgtgtgtgtgtgtgtgtgtgtgtgtgtgtgtgtgtgtgtgtggttgtagtctgtgtgtttgttgggggtgggagtgggtaAGTTGGTAGGCAATAGGTGTCCCAAACCATGGAAAACTGGATTTTCCGTTCTGTTTTTAAATTAAGAGTTTTGTAAAGAAGGATCAGTAGGGAGGATGGAACATTTTGACAGATGAGGACTGTTTCTCTTAAGAGGCAATCAAACATTACAAGTGGACTCCAGGGACAGGAATTAAATGTGTGAACTGGGACCTTCTTTCTCAGATTCCAGACCACTTGcactaaagagaaagagacgagaCTATATTACACTAGAGTGTAACtctatttgttttattgtttctctttattcatttattttgtatagAACTTGGCACTGGTATTTGGACCAATTCTTGACCCAGTAATTAGCAGATGTCTAGATAAATGAATCTGTGATTAGAAAAACAGTGCCCTGATCTTTATCAGCTGTACAGACATCTTCAGCTAATCGGACAATTCAGTTGCATCAAATACAATAGATGTTTCGGAAATGTGTTTACTTTGAACCTCGCTATACAGTGAGTGATAAAGTAACCATGGATTGTggataaattgtgtgtgtgatttccccTATGGACTCAGTGCCATTTACTGTCCCAGGCGTTATGAGGAGGACATGTACTGGCGGCGTATGGATGAGGATCACCACTGGGATGATCGGCGCAGGATGCCCGACGGAGGCTACCCACAGGGGCCCCCCGGCCCTCCCGGACTCCTGGGCGTGCGGCCTGGCATGCCCATACCCCAGCCACAGGGGCCAGTGGTGAGCTCTTCTCCTGACCTCCTTTTCTTCCAGAGGCTTGTGCATTTTATGGATTGAATAATGAGGTCTTTTGGTTGTGCCTTAAGCCGCTTGCAAACTGACGTTGTCACTCCATGTTGAAATCTCATGAGCATGTTACCTGTCTTTCGCATCATCATTCATTTGCTATGTTACTATTTGCGAAGATGGTTTTTGAGTGTGGAACGGTCCACACGCCAGAAAATGTGCTTTTTTTGGCATtgactttagtttttttttttagatctggCCTGGATATCTAAGCAGTATTGTTCAAAGAACACCTGCAAATGTTTCAATCCGATGTTGCAATGTTGTACATATAGAATGTAAAGtcaagaatgtttttttctcatgtgaaaactcttatctctctgtctgagcatcctgacctcctctcactctttccagCCTCTCCGCCGGCCCGACACCTCAGACGACCGTTACGTCATGACCAAACACGCGGCCATCTACCCCTCCGAGGACGAGCTGCAGGCCATCCAGAAGATCGTGTCCATCACTGAGCGGGCGCTCAAACTCGTCTCCGACATCATCACGGACCAAGACAAGGCcaaggaggaggacaaggagaaggagaaggaggagaaggagaaggagaagaagaaggacacCACCAAGGACAGGTACACCAGAACGTTCTACCTGCAGTGTTACCCATTCAAAGAATAGATAGGTCTGGTGTGACCCAGTCGAGTGAGATTAGAAGTCAAATATCATTAATAAAGCTATGAAGCATTGAGACGTCTGAAGACAAATATATAGGTATAGTTTGTCTGATTATAGTGACTCATTGTTATAGAAGTAATTTGTCTGATCATATCTCCCCAGGTGTGTGCTTCATTGTGTGTAATAACTtggctgcattgtgtgtgtgtgtgtgtgtgtgtgtgtgtgtgtgtgtgtgtgtgtgtgtgtgtgtgtgtgtgtgtgtgtgtgtgtgtgtgtgtgtgtgtgtgtgtgtgtgtgtgtgtgtgtgtgtgtgtgtgtgtgttgcagagctCTGAAGGGTGTGATGAGGGTCGGCGTGTTGGCCAAAGGCCTACTGCTGCGCGGGGATAAGAATGTGAACCTGGTGCTGCTGTGCTCTGAGAAACCCACCAAGACCCTTCTGACGCGCATCGTGGAGCACCTTCCCAAGCAGCTCACGGTAGGTGTCCAGTCACATGCTCTCCAAATGGGACAGTCCGGTCAACAGCCATTCTTGAAAGTAAGGCTTGATTCCAATGTTTGTCTCTAAATCTAACACACATTTGTCCCTGCTTCATACACTTTTACTGtcctgcagaggtgtgtgtgtgtgggcgcgtgttGGAGCCTACTTCACAATAAGCTGGCAAAGACCGTAgagcacctttttttttttattagtgtCCAAACAAACACTCAAGCCCAAGTTGTGAATTCGAAAGCAGGCTGGGTCTTAAAGCCATTGGCCTGCCTCCAGCTCTTTCTTCTGCCTTGTGGAGCAGCTAAAGACTCTCCAGTCAAAATGATCCATGAGGCAACCTTTTGAAGATTAGAAAACGCTACACTTTTACAGATGTGGTTTGTGTTGCTGTATTACACTGAATGATGAACATCAAAGAACACCCCAAACTcggacacaaacagagacagttTTAGTGCTGTCAtatagagctgcaacgattagtcgacgaaaTCAACAACGTCGattgtgaaaaattgtcgacgatgatttttattgtcgacgcatccaaaaatatataaaaaaaaatatgtatataactttttttttttgtggcagacgctagcagagctactgGTGATTTTCATTcagcattgcaatgcactataggaagtgcgaaatagtgcatctttaactaataataattgaccatcattgagaaaaatggaacagaatctgcaaatagcctagcatacaaattaggggtgggaattggcAAAAATGTGACGATTCGATAGTATTGCGATATTTGGGCCACGATTCAATATTATTGCGATTCTTAACATATTGTGATCCAGCAAGTATTTCGATTCGGCGATATATTGCGATTCATGTCTcccatattattcagaaggcaTTACAAAAAATTAGGAAATAAGACTGCTCAACTCACttcaaatgtcacatttaattctgTGTACAACATTATCTTctacacattaaaaacaagtgCAAAAACTAAAAatcctgatttcgcgggagcttttccaaaatgttgtgatgaaagttgctgtgttttttaggtgtttgttgatgaaattgtaattataaattagttatttgttgaaaaataagtaattaataaacaaacattcattaaagccCAAAACCattgtcctcttaataaccttaccaacatgccaaacaaaagattactaggactacaaaaatgtagcaaaataggctttacttatccacaacgaagtgcaccacggacgtgcggtcaggggaggtagagtgaaagtaaaaaaaaaaaatacgatacgataaaataaattaatatttctctactgatctgtgctataaatgtaatatctgcatgattccaa from the Clupea harengus unplaced genomic scaffold, Ch_v2.0.2, whole genome shotgun sequence genome contains:
- the LOC122131733 gene encoding zinc finger RNA-binding protein-like isoform X1, which encodes MGSSGAGGGGALGTSVPSPAQASAAGTANSSYLKPVSMANSASAAVQGKSPAASSLPANASTVKKANTPKINFVAGNKLQTTSVKADDAKAETAKPAPASLAAQSPDMKMETSDSLAAQSALAALQSDVQPVGHDYVEEVRNDEGRVIRFHCKLCECSFNDPNAKEMHLKGRRHRLQYKKKVNPELQVEVKPSIRARKIQEEKMRKQLQKEEYWRRREEEERWRMEMSAIYCPRRYEEDMYWRRMDEDHHWDDRRRMPDGGYPQGPPGPPGLLGVRPGMPIPQPQGPVPLRRPDTSDDRYVMTKHAAIYPSEDELQAIQKIVSITERALKLVSDIITDQDKAKEEDKEKEKEEKEKEKKKDTTKDRALKGVMRVGVLAKGLLLRGDKNVNLVLLCSEKPTKTLLTRIVEHLPKQLTLVTPDKYEVKGSIQEAAIILNSGAEPKMQVTITLTSPIIREENARDGDVTSGMVKDPADVLDRQKCLDALAALRHAKWFQARANGLQSCVIIIRILRDLCQRVPTWSAFPSWAMELLVEKAISSASGPLSPGDALRRVFECISSGILLPGGPGLIDPCEKNPTDTLAAMEEQQREDITSSAQFALRLLAFRQIYKVLGMDPLPQMNARFNVRNNRKRRRDNSDGTDGFEAEGKKDKKDHEGF
- the LOC122131733 gene encoding zinc finger RNA-binding protein-like isoform X2, which translates into the protein MGSSGAGGGGALGTSVPSPAQASAAGTANSSYLKPVSMANSASAAVQGKSPAASSLPANASTVKKANTPKINFVAGNKLQTTSVKADDAKAETAKPAPASLAAQSPDMKMETSDSLAAQSALAALQSDVQPVGHDYVEEVRNDEGRVIRFHCKLCECSFNDPNAKEMHLKGRRHRLQYKKKVNPELQVEVKPSIRARKIQEEKMRKQLQKEEYWRRREEEERWRMEMRRYEEDMYWRRMDEDHHWDDRRRMPDGGYPQGPPGPPGLLGVRPGMPIPQPQGPVPLRRPDTSDDRYVMTKHAAIYPSEDELQAIQKIVSITERALKLVSDIITDQDKAKEEDKEKEKEEKEKEKKKDTTKDRALKGVMRVGVLAKGLLLRGDKNVNLVLLCSEKPTKTLLTRIVEHLPKQLTLVTPDKYEVKGSIQEAAIILNSGAEPKMQVTITLTSPIIREENARDGDVTSGMVKDPADVLDRQKCLDALAALRHAKWFQARANGLQSCVIIIRILRDLCQRVPTWSAFPSWAMELLVEKAISSASGPLSPGDALRRVFECISSGILLPGGPGLIDPCEKNPTDTLAAMEEQQREDITSSAQFALRLLAFRQIYKVLGMDPLPQMNARFNVRNNRKRRRDNSDGTDGFEAEGKKDKKDHEGF